GGTGGCAAGCCCTTCCTCAGCCCAACCGTCACCCAGTATCACGCCCTGCACTGCTGGTCGAATCATCAATACAAAAAGACCAACGACAACCCATTAGGCGCAGGCGAATACCTTGATCGCGCGACCTTGCAAAACTGCCTAGGCGGACGCTTTAGCCCTGGTATCGACATGACTTGGGTGATCCGCGAGCCGAGCATGTATGTCAGCAACTGGCAACAGGGCGCGGGCCCTTTCAGGATCCACCATAAAAACCTCGACTACGCCTCGGTAATCGATAACAGCCTCAGCTATGGCACCCCGTTACTCACGCTCGGCTGGATCCCCCGCCATGAAGATGTCGAATATCTAGGGCTAGAACCCGGCGATGCCACCAAATTTATGGCGCTGCCCTGGCATGCAGACTATAACTCCTGTGCCATTCACCAAACATCACCTAACACCCAAGACTCGCAAACCCTGTACTGGTCTTGGCCTGCACAGCGCCCGGTCACAGTCTACACAGCGCAAGACTATCAAGATCAACAGATAGAGAAAGACCGCCACGGCCTGCCACCACAACGCTACTCCGTCAGAGGCAGCGGCACAGTTCCAAGAGAAAATAGTCCAGAGGATAGCGGCAACCTCGCTAACGCAGGGCGATTCTGGGAATACCGTGAAATGCTAGAGAAGTGGAACGACATCGGCGTGATAGTCCAAGCCACCACCATCGATGATGGCGCAAGCTACCCAGACAACGTCTATCTGGAGGTTGAGAGCCGACTCTCCGGAGCTACGCCAAACCTAAAAGAGCCAGCGCCATGGCCAATGGTGGCAGGAGACAAAACTGCCATCAAAAAGACGAGGTAATCGATGCAACCACTCTATGACGTCATCATCGTCGGAGGGGGGCCCGCAGGTTGTGCAACGGCAATTGCTTTGCACAACCTAGGGGTTAAAAATACTCTTGTCATCGAGGCCAGTGATTACACTGCGCCTCGTATTGGCGAGAGCATTCCACCCGATAGCCGTCAACTGCTAGAAAAACTAGGGATCTGGGACGCATTCACTGCGCAAAAACATGCTCCCTGTTTAGGCAGTTATTCAAGTTGGGGGAGTGACCAGTTAGGGTTTAACGACTACCTCTTTAATCCGCAGGGCCATGGCTGGCATTTAAACCGAGCCTCCTTCGATAAATTTTTAGCGCTACAACTGCAAAAAAGAGGCGGAGCACTGCTGAAAAACACCCATTTTTCCAGCCTAATCCGCGATCAGCACGCCTACCCGATAAAGGTCACATTGCGTAACGATGCACAGCTAAGGTGCCGCTTCATTGTTGATGCCAGCGGCCGCAGTGCCAAAGTCGCGCGCCAGTTTGACGCCAAAGCAAATATTGAAGATCAGCTAGTGGCGGTCAGTGCCTACTTTGACGCCAGTAACATTAGTTCGGCCAACAGTTATCGGCAAATGACACTGCTTGAAGCGGTCGATTATGGCTGGTGGTATCTAGCCCACCTGCCCAACAATCAGGTGATCGTTACCGTCGCCACCGATCCCGAAACGATTCAGCAGAAACAACTCAAAAATAGTGATCATTGGCAACAAGCGCTACAGCTTACGCAGCACATCAAGCCGATTATCAATCAAGCTGCACCGAGTCGCCTGCATAGCTGGGTAGCGCAATCCGCCATTATGGATCCACCGGCAGCCGAACATTGGCTCGCCGTGGGCGATGCCGCATCAAGCTTCGACCCCATTAGTTCACAAGGTATTTATAAAGCACTTAACAATGGCATTGACGCCGCCGCCGCGATTACCGATTGGCTCAATGATGATGCGCAAACCCTCAATCAATATCGTAATAGCGTTGCTAGTAACTTCATCCAATACTTAGGCCATAAAGCTTATTTCTATAATGAGGAGCAGCGCTGGCCACAGAGCAAGTTTTGGCAGAAAAGACACCAGCCACCACAATAGTAACCGCTAATTTAATCAAGCCCTAGCAGCGCAAATAGTGGCGTTGCTTTGCTACTTTTGCGGTGAATAGCCTCATAAAGTATTCCACTGCGCTCTATCGTGCGGCTTAAACCTGCGGTTAAGATCGACCACTCCTATCAAGTAGCCCCAAGAATTGCACCAAGAATTGCACCAAGAATATCAAGTTAAAAAAATCTCAACCACATCAAGCAAATAAACATAAAAATAACAAGCCACACTCTTCTATTACATCTAAAACGGTGACATAATCAATAACGTTTTAGTCTTTAAACGCCTGATTTCAGAATTCATTTTTATTAGCTTCAGGCTAAAACCAATAGGAATGAATGAGTGCTAAGCTGTTATGCATCGCCCTATAGAACCAATGGAATGAAACTATGAGTGATACCACTTTTTTCTTCGGTGAATGGCAAATTGATCCCAGCGCTAATAGCTTGCGCGCCGGTAAACAGGTCAAGCAGCTAGAACCCAAGGCCATGGATGTGCTTACACTGTTATGCCAACGCGCAGGAGAGGTGTTGAGCAGCGATGACATCGTTAACCACTGCTGGCCCAACACCGATGTGGGTGACAATCCGCTACATAAAATCATCAATCAAATACGCCGCGCACTCGGCGACAGCGCAACCTCTCCCTTATTCATTGAAACCATTCGTAAACGCGGTTATCGCACCTTAGCTGAAGTACGCTTTCCCATTGGCCAAGAAAAAGTCGCCGACCATCAAAGTTGGCAATGTGGTTCACCCTTTCCCGGCCTACAAGCCTATGGGGCCGACTATGCCGACGTCTTCTTTGGCCGCGGTAAACAGATCAGCGTCTTGCTGGATAGAATAAGTCAGCAAATTAAATACGGCAGAGCCTTTTGCCTGACCTTAGGCCCTAGCGGCAGCGGTAAGTCATCGCTCATCAATGCCGGCGTAATGCCCAATTTAATGACTACAGCCGGTTACAACAGTGTTAAAGTCGCCTCCTATAGCGGCCTCGATTTTGCCGATGTTAGCAGTTCACAGCTGTTTATTGAGCTGGCCAGTGCCATGCTCGACTGGGAGATAAACGAGCTGCCGGTGTTTGATGGCTATAGCGCCGACACACTTGCCACCAGCTTGATTAATAATCCCAACGCCGTTATTAAGCTATGCCAACAAGCACTAAAGGCACAAACCGAGGGCTTTACCCATTTCTCGCTGTTTATCGACAGGCTAGAAATTTTACTGTCGTCCCCCCTGTTTGAAGATCAAGAACGGCATCAATTTGTCGAGCTTATCGAGCACTTGGCCACCTCGGGCACCGTACTAATACTCAGTGCTTGCCGCAATGAGTTTTACCCGCTGCTGGTGAACTACCCGACCTTAATGGCGGGTAAAAGCCGCGGTGCTCATTTCGATTTAGCGCCACCCTCTCGCAGTGAGCTACTGCAGATGATCCGTCTGCCAGCCATTGCCGCCAATCTAAGCTGGGACAACGACCCCGACACTGCCATGCCGCTAGACCAACTGCTTTGCAGTGAAGCCGCCAGCAACCCAGACGCATTGCCAATGCTGCAATATATGTTGCAGGCGTTATATCTAAAGCGCAGCAGCGATAATCAGCTGCAAGTCTCAGTCTATAAAGAACTCGGCGGCATCGAGGGCGCCATAGGTAAAAATGCCGAAGATGCTATCAATGGCTTAACCGCCGAGCAAAAAGCCTGCCTGCCACAGGTATTGTCCCTGCTGATCACTTTAAGAGAGGACGAGATCTCCATCACCAGCCGCACCGCTCGCTGGTCACAGCTACAGACAGAGTCAGAAAATATCCTAGTGCAAGCCATGGTCGACAGCCGACTTTTTGTCTCGCACCTGCAAAATGGTGAGCCCTGCTTTAGCATTGCCCACGAAGCGCTGTTAAGACGTTGGCCCCGCGCCACCAGCTGGATAAGCGAGCACAATACGAGCTTGCAGATAAAAAGCCGTTTATATCACCTTGCCAAACGCTGGCGTAAAGAGCACAAAAATAGCGCCTATCTGCTCGCGGGCGGCAAACCGCTCAAAGAGGCCCAGGCACTGCAACACAACCCCCTGTTTACCATCGAACCTCAAGAGCGCGAGCTCATTGCCGCCTCTGCCAAACAACAGCAGTTAAAGCGCTGGCGTAAACGCCTCACCATAGCAACGCTGTCCATTTTGTCTGTGCTGTCGGTAATGATGAGTATCAAGAGTAACCAAGCGGAAAAAGTCGCCCAGCAAAAGCGCTTGGCGGCAGAGAACCTGCTCGGCTTTATGGTCGGGGATTTCGCCGACAAGATGCGCGGCATCGGTCGTATGGACCTGCTCGATGGCATCAGCAATAAAGCGTTAGAATACTTTAGTGACAACAGTGTTAGTGGCAGTTCTAATAATAGCGGCGGTTACGACAACAGCATTAGCTTTGACGCTAACTTTCAACATGCACAAACCCTAGAGGCCATGGGCGAAGTCGCCTATTCGCGCAATAAACTCGATGAGGCCAGCAGCGCCTTTCACGCCGCTCGCAGCAAGTTAACCGCGTTATTAAATCAGCAGCCACACAATTTAGAGCTGCTTAAAACCTTAGGCGCTAATGCCTTTTGGATAGGCCAGCTCGATTACGATAAAAGTGACTGGGACGCGGCAAGAGTGTGGTGGGATCTCTATAAGAGTCACAGTCAGACTATGTTTGATATCGCACCTGATGATACTGAATCGTTGATGGAGTTATCTTATGCGCAAAGTTCGTTAGGTTCTGTTTCAATGAAACAGCAGGATTTTGATAGTGCACGCAATGAGTTTGATGTTTCTTTAGAGCTAAAACTTGCAGCATGGAATAAAGATAAGGACAACTCTAAACGCAGTGCAGATGTAGCAAATACAAGGTCATGGTTGGCCAGTGCAGCTTTAGCTCAAGGCGATATATATACAGCAGTAAAAAGCCATCAACAAATTCAGAAGATGTTAAATAATACTGGCTCAAGTGCATCCTATACGTTAGATAGATTAGCAAGTAGTCATCATATATTAGCAACACTCTTCTATTATCTTGGTCAAAATCCATCAGCATTTCAACATGCGCGATTAAGTTTTCAAACGATTACGGAAGCCCTCATTCGAGACCCTAAGAATCAGACTTGGAGAGTCCAACAATATAATGCCTATTTTATCATGTTGATGTTCATCGATGAGCCTTTGGAATTAGATACTAATTTTCAGCCTGAAGCTATAGGTGCGCTACTGAAAGCAGATAAATCACTTGTTCAGTCCAATCAATTTGAAGTCATGTGGGCAAAATATAACTTAGCCGCTGCAACATATTATATAAAAATAAATGCTTTTAAAGAAAGTGCTCAAAAGGCTGAAGAAGCCACAAGGCTATTTAAACAAATTACGTTAAAACATCCAAAGAATAATCTGCATTTAGGCCGCTTAGCCTCTAGTGAGCTGCTGCAAGCTCAGTTGGCAGAGAAGGTAGATGCTAGTGGCAAAGCTATACGCTTGTGTCAACAAGCAAAAGAAAGAATTTCTGACGTAGTTAAAGTCAATAAACACCCCAACTTTACGATTTCTTACATTCGTGCTCTTCACTGTCTGAACCAATTGGATAGTGAACCAGAATTGATTAGCAAATTAAAAAGTTATGGAATTAAAGTCAATTAATCATAAAAGTTAGTCCTACTTAGACTAAAAACTAGCGTTACATTAACCCCTACAATAATTTAATACGTCAAAGGAAGATGATATGTCAAACCAACACCTTGAAGAGTTCACATTAACAGTTACTTTAAATAAAGAAGACGTTCCTCAGTTTAATTATACACAGCTAGAAAATGGTCAAAATGTTCCTGTTACTGGTAGCTTTGTTGTCAGTACCCCCACAACTATTCGCTACTATTTAATAGACAAAACAGAAAAAGGACTCGAATTTACTGGAGCAGCTTTTACCACACCATTTGATAATGTGATTGATAGTGTTGAGTTAGGAGAGGATCAGCGAGGTCCCTATATTGATTTAATAGATTCTGATGCTCAACCAGGTAAAACTGGATTCCGCTTTGTACTATCAGTTAAAAACAGCAAATTACTAATGATGAGTCCAGATCCTGAAGTTATTAACCGCGGTACAGCTTAAAAAATAAAAGATGGGACAGCCATATCTTTAGATAACCATGGCTCCTAAAACGAACAAAAGATGAGGCCTCTTCGCCTCATCTTTTTCGTATTAATACATTATCCAGATCCGTTTAAAAAGGACTTTACATGAAAACCGTCAGTAAACTCAGCGCCGCTATTCTAACCAGTTTATTATTCAGCAGTGCAGCAATACAAGCGGCAACCCAGCAGCAGATTGACGCGGCACTTGCGCCAGTAAAATCAGCCGCAATGCTACAAGCCACGCTCAGCCAACCCTCAGCATTAGATGCTTTAGGTGACGAGCTACCGGCATTTATCGCTAGCATTCAATTTAGCAACGCCGCCGGCCAAGCGACCTTCGATAATAGCCAGCTGCAAACCAACCTGACAGCCACCGAGGTGTATCAGATTTTGGCACTATTCGGCCAGCAGAGCACTATCGGCCAATACCCAGATGCACTCGCCTACAGCGACACCGATAGACTGCTTCTCGAAAACGCAGTATTACCATTCTGCAGTGCAGACAGTCCCATTAAGCTACGAGTCATCCTTAAAAATGATAACCAAGTTAAATTCAACTATCGCCAAGCAGGCGTCGCCTGTGATGGTAATGTTGAGCTTACTGAAAACACCAGCATTACTTACAAGCTAGTGCACACTAAACGCACTCCGAAAGGGTTACGCATCACCGGCGCGGGGTTTACTAACCCATTTGATGCCCATATCAAGCGGGTTACCGTGGGCGAAGATGGTCAAAGTCTTACTTTAGAAAACGATATCAGCAACACTGGCGTCAGTAAGTGGCAGTTTATCTTCAGCAATGATGACAGTGACTTGATATTGGTGAGTCCAGATCCACAGGTAATTAATCGCCCAAGTTAGAAAAAAAGATGGGACAGCCATATCTTTAAATAACCATGGCTCCTAAAACGAACAAAAGATGAGGCCTGTTCGCCTAAAATTAAATATGGCCACCCATAGTTAACCCCAAAAGATGAGGCCTCTTCGCCTCATCTTTTTCGTATTAATACATTACCCAGATCCGTTTAAAAAGGACTTTACATGAAAACCGTCAGTAAACTCAGCGCCGCTATTCTAACCAGCTTATTATTCAGCAGTGCAGCAATACAAGCGGCAACCCAGCAGCAGATTGACGCGGCACTTGCGCCAGTAAAATCAGCCGCAATGCTACAAGCCACGCTCAGCCAACCCTCAGCATTAGATGCTTTAGGTGACGAGCTACCGGCATTTATCGCTAGCATTCAATTTAGCAACGCCGCCGGCCAAGCGACCTTCGATAATAGCCAGCTGCAAACCAACCTGACAGCCACCGAGGTGTATCAGATTTTGGCACTATTCGGCCAGCAGAGCACTATCGGCCAATACCCAGATGCACTCGCCTACAGCGACACCGATAGACTGCTTCTCGAAAACGCAGTATTACCATTCTGCAGTGCAGACAGTCCCATTAAGCTACGAGTCATCCTTAAAAATGATAACCAAGTTAAATTCAACTATCGCCAAGCAGGCGTCGCCTGTGATGGTAATGTTGAGCTTACTGAAAACACCAGCATTACCTATAAGCTGGTGCATACTAAACGCACTCCGAAAGGGTTACGCATCACCGGTGCCGGTTTTGCCAACCCCTTTGACGCTCATATTAAGCGGGTTACCGTGAGTGACGATGGTCAAAGTCTTACGTTAGAAAACGATATCAACAACCCCGAATTCAAGATCTAGCCTAACGAATAGTCTCCACTAGCTACAAACTAATACTTTTATCTATAGCAGCAACTATTACCAGCACTTTAGATTGACTAGAACCTATCATAAGTAAAAACAAAATCTAATTGTAACAACGACTTAAACAAGAAGATTACCGAAAGGTTAAATTTTATCCCTTTCGCTAAAGTAACAGCACAATAAACGCGAGCTTAGCGTTAAATTCATTAAAGGGATATTTGCTATGTTGCTGACTCCAACTGATACTGTTTCTAACAGGGCTTTAAGCTCAGCATCATCGGCTAAGACTATTCATAGCACCAGTAAGACAGCTAGCAAAACAGTGCCCTTTAGTCCGCTAAAAACCACACAACAACTATCGAGCGCTGAGCTGCAACCGCTTAAGATGTTAGTTAGCTTATTGATGGAAGCGGTAGTGATCGTTGATGAACACGGCACGATTCAACTCATCAACGAGCATGCTATCGATCTCTTACTCGCTGATGCTCTAGAAGCTGATGAGCCAACAACATCACCAACATTGATTGGCCAGCAGTGGCAAACCTATTTAATGGAACCACAAAAAACCCTTTACCAAAAAATGATTATTGAATCACGCACCGGCGCCCGTCCGTTAAACCACGCCCCTGCTGAGACCACACTGCGATTAGCAAACGATGCCTGCAAAGATGTCGAGGTATCAATTACACATTTTGCCTTAAGCACGCCGCTATTTGCCATTGTGATTAGAGACTTGACTAAATATCGCGCCGAATATAAGCAACTGCATCAATGGGCATCCACCGACTGTTTAACCAAATTGGCCAACCGTCGCGTGTTTGATGCTGAGTTACAAAACCATTGGCAAAGCTGTACCGATAAAAATCGCCCTGTCAGTGTATTGATCATCGATATTGACCACTTTAAATCTTTTAACGACAAATACGGCCATATTCTCGGTGACTACTGTTTACAAAAAATAGCCAAAGCTATCGAGAGCTCGCTGCCTGATCTTGATTGTACTGCCGCGCGTTATGGCGGAGAAGAGTTTGCCATTATTCTGCCCAACAGCAATGCTAGCCAGGTAGCGCAAACTGCACGACTGATCCAAAAGAACATTAACGATTTAAGCTATATAGATATAGGTTTAGATGCATCTGTTTCGGTCAGTGTAAGCCAAGGACACGCGAGTGAAATTAATGGCCAGTTCAGAACCAGTACTGCATTACTATGCGCTGCAGATACCGCACTTTATCGCGCCAAAGCTGATGGTCGTAACCGTATTAATGCTTGTGTGTAATCACTGCGCACCAGACCGATAACGAGATCCAGTTAGTTCAGGTTGACAGGAGTTAAGATGCAATATGACCCAAATAAGTATCAGATCCTACGGTTTCCTAGCCCATTATTGCTGTTTAGGGCCATTAACCCCATGTTGGCGATTAATGAATTAGTATTAGGTCAGCGACTTCCTAAAGTCACTCTCATCGAAA
The Shewanella sp. KX20019 DNA segment above includes these coding regions:
- a CDS encoding DP-EP family protein, with amino-acid sequence MKTVSKLSAAILTSLLFSSAAIQAATQQQIDAALAPVKSAAMLQATLSQPSALDALGDELPAFIASIQFSNAAGQATFDNSQLQTNLTATEVYQILALFGQQSTIGQYPDALAYSDTDRLLLENAVLPFCSADSPIKLRVILKNDNQVKFNYRQAGVACDGNVELTENTSITYKLVHTKRTPKGLRITGAGFTNPFDAHIKRVTVGEDGQSLTLENDISNTGVSKWQFIFSNDDSDLILVSPDPQVINRPS
- a CDS encoding FAD-dependent monooxygenase, whose protein sequence is MQPLYDVIIVGGGPAGCATAIALHNLGVKNTLVIEASDYTAPRIGESIPPDSRQLLEKLGIWDAFTAQKHAPCLGSYSSWGSDQLGFNDYLFNPQGHGWHLNRASFDKFLALQLQKRGGALLKNTHFSSLIRDQHAYPIKVTLRNDAQLRCRFIVDASGRSAKVARQFDAKANIEDQLVAVSAYFDASNISSANSYRQMTLLEAVDYGWWYLAHLPNNQVIVTVATDPETIQQKQLKNSDHWQQALQLTQHIKPIINQAAPSRLHSWVAQSAIMDPPAAEHWLAVGDAASSFDPISSQGIYKALNNGIDAAAAITDWLNDDAQTLNQYRNSVASNFIQYLGHKAYFYNEEQRWPQSKFWQKRHQPPQ
- a CDS encoding DP-EP family protein — translated: MKTVSKLSAAILTSLLFSSAAIQAATQQQIDAALAPVKSAAMLQATLSQPSALDALGDELPAFIASIQFSNAAGQATFDNSQLQTNLTATEVYQILALFGQQSTIGQYPDALAYSDTDRLLLENAVLPFCSADSPIKLRVILKNDNQVKFNYRQAGVACDGNVELTENTSITYKLVHTKRTPKGLRITGAGFANPFDAHIKRVTVSDDGQSLTLENDINNPEFKI
- a CDS encoding nSTAND1 domain-containing NTPase, giving the protein MSDTTFFFGEWQIDPSANSLRAGKQVKQLEPKAMDVLTLLCQRAGEVLSSDDIVNHCWPNTDVGDNPLHKIINQIRRALGDSATSPLFIETIRKRGYRTLAEVRFPIGQEKVADHQSWQCGSPFPGLQAYGADYADVFFGRGKQISVLLDRISQQIKYGRAFCLTLGPSGSGKSSLINAGVMPNLMTTAGYNSVKVASYSGLDFADVSSSQLFIELASAMLDWEINELPVFDGYSADTLATSLINNPNAVIKLCQQALKAQTEGFTHFSLFIDRLEILLSSPLFEDQERHQFVELIEHLATSGTVLILSACRNEFYPLLVNYPTLMAGKSRGAHFDLAPPSRSELLQMIRLPAIAANLSWDNDPDTAMPLDQLLCSEAASNPDALPMLQYMLQALYLKRSSDNQLQVSVYKELGGIEGAIGKNAEDAINGLTAEQKACLPQVLSLLITLREDEISITSRTARWSQLQTESENILVQAMVDSRLFVSHLQNGEPCFSIAHEALLRRWPRATSWISEHNTSLQIKSRLYHLAKRWRKEHKNSAYLLAGGKPLKEAQALQHNPLFTIEPQERELIAASAKQQQLKRWRKRLTIATLSILSVLSVMMSIKSNQAEKVAQQKRLAAENLLGFMVGDFADKMRGIGRMDLLDGISNKALEYFSDNSVSGSSNNSGGYDNSISFDANFQHAQTLEAMGEVAYSRNKLDEASSAFHAARSKLTALLNQQPHNLELLKTLGANAFWIGQLDYDKSDWDAARVWWDLYKSHSQTMFDIAPDDTESLMELSYAQSSLGSVSMKQQDFDSARNEFDVSLELKLAAWNKDKDNSKRSADVANTRSWLASAALAQGDIYTAVKSHQQIQKMLNNTGSSASYTLDRLASSHHILATLFYYLGQNPSAFQHARLSFQTITEALIRDPKNQTWRVQQYNAYFIMLMFIDEPLELDTNFQPEAIGALLKADKSLVQSNQFEVMWAKYNLAAATYYIKINAFKESAQKAEEATRLFKQITLKHPKNNLHLGRLASSELLQAQLAEKVDASGKAIRLCQQAKERISDVVKVNKHPNFTISYIRALHCLNQLDSEPELISKLKSYGIKVN
- a CDS encoding DP-EP family protein; its protein translation is MSNQHLEEFTLTVTLNKEDVPQFNYTQLENGQNVPVTGSFVVSTPTTIRYYLIDKTEKGLEFTGAAFTTPFDNVIDSVELGEDQRGPYIDLIDSDAQPGKTGFRFVLSVKNSKLLMMSPDPEVINRGTA
- a CDS encoding sensor domain-containing diguanylate cyclase; this encodes MLLTPTDTVSNRALSSASSAKTIHSTSKTASKTVPFSPLKTTQQLSSAELQPLKMLVSLLMEAVVIVDEHGTIQLINEHAIDLLLADALEADEPTTSPTLIGQQWQTYLMEPQKTLYQKMIIESRTGARPLNHAPAETTLRLANDACKDVEVSITHFALSTPLFAIVIRDLTKYRAEYKQLHQWASTDCLTKLANRRVFDAELQNHWQSCTDKNRPVSVLIIDIDHFKSFNDKYGHILGDYCLQKIAKAIESSLPDLDCTAARYGGEEFAIILPNSNASQVAQTARLIQKNINDLSYIDIGLDASVSVSVSQGHASEINGQFRTSTALLCAADTALYRAKADGRNRINACV